CCCTTTGTAACAGTGCCTCACCAATTTTTTGGTTAGGTGCTTTCTCCTCCAAAGTAGATTTAAGCTGTTCTTGCGTAATTAAGCCTTCCTCTAATAGCAAATCTCCCAGTCTTCTTCGATTCATCTGTTGTCCCTGCCTATGAGAATATTATTTTGATTCTTCATTTGGTTTCCCCCAAAGGCCATCAACAGGTTGTTGTTGATCCGTTTCGGATGTAGACGGAGTAAGATTTCCACTTGATTTAGGTTCAATGGTTAGCTTATTTTCGCTCGTTTGTGTTTGTTCTGTTCCTTTTAGTCCATGTACTTCAATTCGATAGAAAGGCGGATAATAGTCCTCTGAAATTAACTCACTCTTTAAAAGTTGGCTACCCTGATAAATATCACGAAATACTTTAATAATTACTCCATTTTTCCCTGGTTTTTGCACTTTTGTATCGCCTGAATCTAGCAAGGGGCTATATTGAACAATCGTTTTAGCTTTTATTTGTTGTTCATCTTTTTTACTAATCACATAATCATAAAATAACGATTCTCCTATAAGAGAGACCTTGAACTTCCCATTTTCTAATTGGAGTGCAAGATTATATTTTGTTTTATTTGGATTTCTTATAACCAAATCGGCACCATTTTCATAATTAACCATCGCTTCGTAACCAACTTCTGCATATACTGGAAGTTCACTGCTGATATTTCTTTCAGCTATGATGAAATCGGTTGGTAAAATAGCTTGATAAATGCCTGTTGCAATAATGTTAAGTGAAGAAGAAGTTTCAATTTTTTGCTCTTTAGCCAATTCCAATAGCGAAAAAATAGTTTCTTCGCCAATTGCAATGCTAGGATTGTTTGAAATAATCGTTTCTAAATCAGTAGGAATGATTTTCAGCTCAATCACTGCTTCACTAATTACTACGTCTTTATTCACTGCTGTTAATAGGTAGTCACGAGTTAAATTGAAAGTAAAAGAACCCTTTTCAAATTGGGAAGCTCTATTATTTATATCTGCTGTAAGTTTTGTTAATTCTAATTCCCTCGTATCTATTTCTGGAAATATAATCTGGAGTTGTTCCTCTAACTGCAACATGTCTATCTCGATTATTGCGGGATTCTTCTTTCCACCTTTTATGGAAGCAACCGTTTTAGATGCGTCTAAATGAAGAAAGTTAAGATCAAGGGGGACCATTTTTTCACTGTATTCTAACCCCATCTTTGTATTTTGTACCCATTCAATGTACGACTCTTCCAATAAAGCAATCGCTTCACTATCTGTTTTTCCTGAAATGTCTAAAAAACCAATCATTGTTCCACCGGAAATGTTCCCATCATTTGTCATACCTTCAAATGCTTTGGCACCAAAATGTGAAAAACTAAAGATAAAGGCAGTACTGAGAAATAGAACTACAAATAATTTTATAAATTGTTGATTGTTATTCAATTCTGATTGCCCCCTTTCCTAACTATTTACCTTCTCCAATTCAATTTTCTCTTTTCCAGATGCAACTTCTTTAATGGGAAGATATAATTCATTTAGAAAATAATCATTCACTTTATTTTCAGATTTAGCTTCTGGATGCACAGGCTCAAGAATCCCAACCGTTTCTTCTAGTAATAAACTTTCAATTTCTGATAGATAACCACTATCTAACTCAATCTTGGTTTTTATTTCTTCTTCCTCCACATCATTGCTAATGTTCCGATCTTGTAGAAACGCTATATCCTCATCATTAGTACTCACATTTCCAATTTCAGAATTGAAAGATAAATCCGTAATGATTTTTATTCTTTCTTCCCTATTTTGTGAAGGAAAAATTCTTGTTTCAAAATCCTGTAAATCAAGAATATCTATTTCTGAATCTTTTTCTACCGGTATAGTTGTGAAGGGGATATCAGATACTTCTATGTCATTTTCCTCATCCAATTGTGGTGTATGATAAAAGAATCCACTCAATCGGTTATTCAATATATAAGCAGCAAAGAAGGTTAGGGCGAGAATAAATAGAAAGGTTTGCCATAATGGGAAGGTAGCAGAAGCCGCTATTCCTCCAAGAGCCAACAAAAAACCTAGAAACACTACAAGAAGCTTCCCTTTCTTAGTGAATCCTAGCGGTAAA
This Neobacillus sp. YX16 DNA region includes the following protein-coding sequences:
- a CDS encoding G5 domain-containing protein; translated protein: MNNNQQFIKLFVVLFLSTAFIFSFSHFGAKAFEGMTNDGNISGGTMIGFLDISGKTDSEAIALLEESYIEWVQNTKMGLEYSEKMVPLDLNFLHLDASKTVASIKGGKKNPAIIEIDMLQLEEQLQIIFPEIDTRELELTKLTADINNRASQFEKGSFTFNLTRDYLLTAVNKDVVISEAVIELKIIPTDLETIISNNPSIAIGEETIFSLLELAKEQKIETSSSLNIIATGIYQAILPTDFIIAERNISSELPVYAEVGYEAMVNYENGADLVIRNPNKTKYNLALQLENGKFKVSLIGESLFYDYVISKKDEQQIKAKTIVQYSPLLDSGDTKVQKPGKNGVIIKVFRDIYQGSQLLKSELISEDYYPPFYRIEVHGLKGTEQTQTSENKLTIEPKSSGNLTPSTSETDQQQPVDGLWGKPNEESK